The following coding sequences lie in one Lolium perenne isolate Kyuss_39 chromosome 2, Kyuss_2.0, whole genome shotgun sequence genomic window:
- the LOC139829759 gene encoding probable glutathione S-transferase GSTF1, whose protein sequence is MAPVKVFGPAMSTNVARVLVCLEEVGAEYEVVSIDFKVMEHKSPEHLARNPFGQMPAFQDGDLLLFESRAISKYVLRKYKTDEVDLLREGNLKETAMVDVWTEVDAHTYKPALSPIVYECIFNPIMYGIPTNEKVVAESLEKLKKVLEVYEARLSKHEYLAGDFVSFVDLSQFPSTFYFMMTPHAVLFDSYPHVKAWWERLMARPSIKKISASMIPPKA, encoded by the exons ATGGCGCCAGTGAAGGTGTTCGGGCCGGCGATGTCGACGAACGTGGCCCGGGTGCTGGTCTGCCTGGAGGAGGTTGGCGCCGAGTACGAGGTGGTCAGCATCGACTTCAAGGTCATGGAGCACAAGAGCCCCGAGCACCTCGCCAGAAAC CCGTTCGGCCAAATGCCTGCTTTCCAGGACGGGGATCTCCTTCTCTTCG AGTCACGCGCGATCTCAAAGTATGTCCTCCGCAAGTACAAGACGGACGAGGTCGACCTGCTGAGGGAGGGCAACCTAAAGGAGACCGCGATGGTGGACGTGTGGACGGAGGTGGACGCGCACACCTACAAGCCGGCCCTGTCCCCCATCGTGTACGAGTGCATCTTCAACCCCATTATGTACGGCATCCCCACCAACGAGAAGGTTGTGGCCGAGAGCCTCGAGAAACTCAAGAAGGTGTTGGAGGTCTATGAGGCGCGCCTCTCCAAGCATGAGTACCTCGCCGGGGACTTCGTCAGCTTCGTGGACCTCAGCCAGTTCCCCTCCACCTTCTACTTCATGATGACGCCACACGCGGTTCTATTCGACTCGTATCCGCACGTCAAGGCATGGTGGGAGCGCCTCATGGCCAGACCGTCCATTAAGAAGATCAGCGCCAGCATGATTCCGCCCAAGGCATGA
- the LOC139829758 gene encoding probable glutathione S-transferase GSTF1 produces MGRSPTKYGRVDITVHTARTHADTHSHAHTYLEQQHRKMAPVKVFGLARSANVARVLVFLEEVGAEYELVNIDFKVKEHKSPEHLARNPFGQIPAFQDGDLLLFESRAISKYTLRKYKTDDVDLLREGNLKEAAMVDVWTEVDAHTYNPALSPVVYECIIKPMMYGIPTDEKVVAENLEKLRKVLEVYEARLSEHEYLAGDFVSFADLNHFPHTFYFMATPHAALFDSYPHVKAWWERIMARPSIKKIGASMVPSKA; encoded by the exons ATGGGAAGATCCCCTACAAAATATGGCCGTGTTGACATCACGGTGCACACCGCTCGCACGCACGCAGATACACACAGTCACGCACATACATACCTTGAGCAGCAGCACAGAAAAATGGCGCCGGTGAAGGTGTTCGGGCTGGCGAGGTCGGCGAACGTGGCGCGGGTGCTTGTCTTCCTGGAGGAGGTGGGCGCCGAGTACGAGCTCGTCAACATCGACTTCAAGGTCAAGGAGCACAAGAGCCCCGAGCACCTCGCCAGAAAC CCGTTCGGGCAAATCCCTGCCTTCCAGGACGGGGATCTGCTTCTCTTCG AGTCACGCGCGATCTCAAAGTACACCCTCCGCAAGTACAAGACGGACGATGTCGACCTGCTGAGGGAGGGCAACCTCAAGGAAGCCGCGATGGTGGACGTGTGGACCGAAGTGGATGCGCACACCTACAACCCAGCCCTGTCGCCGGTCGTgtacgagtgcatcatcaaaccgATGATGTACGGCATCCCCACCGACGAGAAGGTCGTGGCCGAGAACCTCGAGAAGCTGAGGAAGGTGCTGGAGGTGTACGAGGCGCGCCTGTCCGAGCACGAGTACCTGGCCGGGGACTTTGTCAGCTTCGCGGACCTCAACCACTTCCCCCACACCTTTTACTTCATGGCCACGCCCCATGCGGCGCTCTTCGACTCGTACCCACATGTCAAGGCCTGGTGGGAGAGGATAATGGCCAGACCGTCCATCAAGAAGATCGGCGCCAGCATGGTTCCGTCCAAAGCATGA